Sequence from the Ziziphus jujuba cultivar Dongzao chromosome 9, ASM3175591v1 genome:
CACGGTTTCTTCTCCACCCATCATGAGAGAAATTTCAATGTAGGATCAATCCACGCTCTTCTCCAGTCAGATTCAGCAAGTTCTGCCAACAATCAAAGATTGCTGTCAGAATGATCCTTCATGCAGAAACCATTTTTTGAGTAGATACTGATCTTCGTTTGTGCACCGAGTTTTAGCCGCTTGTGAAAACTGTGATGAATGTTTGTCTCCAATCTCACACATTCAAGCCAGAAACAAGATCCAAGAATACGTTTTCATGGGAGGAGATTGTAACACCACCCATTGGATAATCATATCCATATTCTTCTGCAGCTTGACTTAACAAGTCTTGGAAGGAAGGTTCTTTTGACATGGATACTGGAATTACAAACATCTTCTTTTGACTCTCGCCAACATATACAGCAAAATAGCTTTTTGGGATGTCTAAGCCCTTTGAAGCTACTTGGTTCAATGTGGATGAAGACTCAAGAAGATGTTTCTTAGACTTAGCAATTACAGAGAACCTGAAAACGATggttatatatttgtttaagagGATGAGCTAGAAAAGAGTATTCATATGActtgacaaaaacaaaaaggcttCGATTGATACGGTTATGAGAAAACTTGGACTAGTAATTGTATATATAGGTGGAATGGATATGAGGAAAGTCTTCGGTTCAGTAAATGGGTGTCAAAGAGAAACTGATATAGGGGCCCATTAGACAGACATTTTCTCCTTGGAACACCATGGGTTTGTATTCCTTCTCCCTACTGATTATTATGAAGAATTCACATGTAGCTACCAAACTGTATCTGCATAAACACACATCATACCCTACCTCATCCAGATTACAGAAAATAGACAACCCATAAGAAGCAAAAAATAGGTTTGCTCACAAGAAATCCTACTTGGAAGATAAGCCTGGTAGATTATGGACATGAATAAGACATGAAGTTTTTTGCTGTTGACAAATAAATAACCAGACAAATGGGACCCAATACAAATTTTTGGATCACAAGATCATGATATCTATTGCAGCAACTACCTGCTACCATTCCTACTTCTAATCTTAAATTATAAGATCAATTAAGACTAATGCCTGGGACACCTATATCTGTATCATTTTTCATGTTTCCTAGAAACTTTGCATCTGCATGCAACTCTTGCATTATTGATAATTAGTTGGAAGACAAGACCATCTGATCTCTTCAAGTCACCAACCCTAATAGTAGACCCCATCCAAGAGCCACTCACCAGTCATTCCCTATAACAAAGATGATTTCCTGCAGAGTTTTGGAACTATAACGACACCTAATATTTGCATTCTTGAGAATAAAAGTATACCACAGAGGACATGGGGCAGCATGTTTTTCCAACATATCTCTAAATCATAACAAGTCAGAAGGCAATCCCATGTGATACCTCATGAGCCCATGTCCCTGACTGGAATACCACTTTCCAAACAAATGTTGCAAAAGGAAATACAAgccatttcaaatatttataaatacatgCTGAATTAGCAATCCAAATCATCACATCTTCAAGTAGCAAAGCTTACCTTTAACAAGTCCTTTGAGTCTATTTTTCTTCAACTTTAGACATGGGTTTCCGTCTGCCTGGTGTAGTTTCTTCTAAGATGCTTAAACGGTCTTTTTCAAGCTCAAAGAAAGGTGACTCAATTGCAGTTGATGTCCCCAAAGGCCATTTGGCAGTTTATGTTGGAGAGACAGAAAAGAAGCGGTTTGTGATTCCTGTTTCAGTCATAAACCAGCCTTCATTTCAAGACTTGCTAATTCAGGCTGAAGAAGAATTTGGATTTGAACATCCAATGGGTGCTCTAACTATTCCCTGTGGAGAAGATACCTTCATTGATGTCATCTCTGGCTTGAATGTGCTATGAGGATGGCAATGTTAATGGACGAACATACAAGGTTAAATTTTGTAGAGCAGAAATTTTGCAATAACatgttttgcaatttttttcttctctttcctctgtGGAGTGGTTAAAGGCTCCCGTGGATGAGAAATGTATGGAAAGATATATTACAATTGttattgtaactttttttttcttatatataatcaattttgaaatttcaggaTATTTCCATATCTTTTACAGCCATTTTGATTTTGTCATCCATAATACTAAGTAGAATATCacttggtatatatatatatatatataatatattttatagcaATTTTCTTATTTGTTGAGCCTTGATTCAActaattaaatagaaattttaactGCATATAAGCACAACAAATTTTGAACAAGATCAATCACAATTGTTTAATCAAACTAAGCTAAAAGGGTTCTAAAAACATCGAgtttgcattttgttttaaacATATGCAATTATAGTTACCATTTATTAGATTTCTGGTTTAAGTTAAAAACATACAATATAGGTACCATATTGTCCAAAGCATGTTCAAAAATGGGTTTTCAGAAGTCCACATCtatttattcttgaattttatttttcaataatatataggtAGAGCACCATAAATTGGAAGACAGGACCACGTTATCCCCCATGAGCCTCTGCCTCTCAATTAGGCCCACATCCAAATGCCTCTCACCATTCATTTCTCATAACAAATAGGATATCCAGCACATTTAGTTCATTTCTATGATCATTAGGTCCTAAACCCACTTCAAATCTTTGCAATTTTGAGAACCAAAGATTTCCAAAAGGAGGTATGGAATgacatttttcaatttattacttTATGAATCATATTAATGAGTTGGTAGACAATCCCTTGTGATCCCCTCATGGCTCATAATCCAATGTATCTAATTTTCCATTATTACTTTCTCAATCATAGTGACGGTTTCGTCAAGCTTTCATTCTTTTAAAATCAGGTTTCATTGCTTACTAAGCACTATCACAGATCCTAATGACTGATTAATTTCAGTTCTAGGAGGTGGCTATAAATGTAATACTGTTGGTTCTTTCTCTTTAGTAACCACCATTAAAACAGCCGGTAAAAGAAATCAAACTGTTCATAAAGATGAAAACACAAAACATTTGCAACCtcatgttccttttttttttttttttcttttttttttttccccttgataGTCTTTGTAATCAACCGtcattaattaaaattgattaatgTGTTTCAACTAGAGAACATAAATTTTCAACTCCATATGGTCTGCAATCATGTTACAGCAGCAAAATTTAGAAATCTCTCAAATACAATCAGGCAGAAGTGCCAACTCCCGCCTCTGTCTTTTCCGTAGGAACCTGATCATGAAGTTCATATGAAGTTTTCCCTATTGGAAAATTGTTCGTATGCAGAGACTCCATGCAAAGAAAGATAAACTGAAATACTTTCTTAATTTTCAATCTTAAATTTTGACGAAATTGTTACACAACTCTGCCCCCATTAACCcaacatttcaaaattttaaactagCAAGTATGGAGAtactaagaaacaaaaaatatgataataaagcTTTTAGATTAAGTTGAATATATTTAATCGAATTCCAACCTTTTATTCTCACATAACAAGAAACATGTTTACATGGAATAGACAAATACAAAATCCTGCAATCTCCAAATTCAAGAAATATTGGAGTGTGTGAAGTTTGGGCCAGTTAATACTTGAGAGTTCATGTCCTTTTTATCCTGCCCTTTCCACATCTTCCTTCTTTAGATCACAAGCTCTTTGTAGTTCAAACTACAAGAAGATCATCATGTCATCTTCTCCACCCAGTATGTGAGAAATTTCAATGAATGATTCAGTTTTCTTCAACAGTTTGATTCAGAAATTTctggtatatgaacttgaatcCAAAAATCACTATTTGGACATAGAAGTCAAGTTGTCTTTGATGCATCAGTCTTTTAGCCACTTTATGAAAACTGTTTCTTTCTGATGAATGATTGCCTACACTCTCACACATTTAAGTGAGAAATGTGGTCGATGATGGTGTCTTCATGGCAGGACACTGTAACACCACCCATTGGATAATCATATCCATATTCTTCCTCAGATTGACTTAACAAATCTTGGAAGGTTGGCTCTTTCAACAAACATATTGGAACTACGAACCGCTTCTTTTGGCTCTCCCCAGCATACACTGCAAAATAACCTTTTGGAATATCTAAGGCCTTTAGAGActgaagaaaattttttttggacttTGAAATTACAGAGAACCTGAAAACCATggttatatatttcttttagagGATGagctaaggaaaaaaaaaaaaaaataaattccgaGGACTTGACAAAACAAGATAGAATTTGATTTCTAAGAAAGCTTGTGTTTCTCTTGAGcatataaatctatatatatatatatagatggtaAGGTTATGCAGAATATCTTCTATGGAGTGAAATGGGAGGTAAAAAGGAACTTGGATATGGACCCATTGGACCGACATGTTGTCATTTGAACAATGTGGGTTTGTCTTCTTTCCTCCTACAGATCATCAAGAAGAATTCACATGTAAATAACCAAAATGTATCAGTATAGACACACATCATACCCTAGGCAAACATCAAGAGGCAAAGAAAGTTTGTTTACAATTAAATCCTATTTAAAAGATAAGTCTGTTAGATTATGGACATGGAATAAGAGGTGTAGTTTTCTTCTGCTACAAAATCAACAGGCCAATTGGACCCACTGCTTTTTTGCGGATCATAGTATTATGATAGTTACTGCAGCTACTGCGGGCAGCCATTTCCACACctcttattaaattataaactcAATTAAGATTAATGCCTCGGACAGATTTATTGCAAAATTAAATTACATGTGACTGCCAGCTAGAGTTAAAAAGATaactttaaaagttaaaaaatataaatattggaaactaaaaaaaaagagtttggggactttttaaattatttatacataaatgaggaaaaaaaaatttgtttcaaattctttattttattaaagagaaaaagtatacttattttttattggcgcaaaaaaaatatattattttgaagaaagattagacaaaaaataaattaattgaagaaaaaCGCCAATTTACAACGTCAAATTCTTCacctaaattttaaattttaaaatttttctttatttagttAATACACATAGTATATATAGCTACCtatctaaatattattttgaagaaagatcagacaaaaaaataataataataatttgaagaaaaccgaaaacaccaattttcaacggCTGGATGATCAATCCAAGGACTGTAGGGTTATTATTACTTACGTCATTGGTCAGCCTTGAGagatcactttttttttccttttttggtatAAAGCCTTAAAAAAAGATAGTTTGGGTCACTGGTAAAGGTGACAACTAGATCAGTTGATATAGGCCGGTTCACCTGTGTGCTTTCTTCCTCAGCGTCTGGTCCAATGAATAAGCCCAGAGACGAGAAAGCCCAgtctctctttgtttttcaaTTGACAAAGGCACGCGTGGCATGTCATTGTCTGATCTTTTACAAGCGCCTGGTCCAATGAATAAGCCCAAGCCCAATTTCAACTGGTAGATGGCCACGTTGCACATACACTTGTCGAGGCACGCTGGTAGTCTACGTGTATATCGTAACCAATACGATATAACACGTGGTGACTGATGTATATATCTTGTCCACTCGCAAGCAGACACAAGCCCTCAGTTGCCATATAGGATATACACGTGTCAAACATGCTGGCTGCCTACATGtatattataacaaataaataacttgGCATTTTGCCACAACTGCTGATAATGTGTCATGACACCATGGAAGTTTAGGTGTTCCTTTGGGCCAATAACGAGCTGACACCTCGCACACGCATGCATGTGGTGTGATACGTGGCATGACACGTTGTCCACATGTATACCGCAGTCCAATCCTAAGCTGACACATGGCTATGGGTGCCACATCATACCTACACGTGTCAAACTCGCTGGCTGCCTACGTGTACATTATAACAAATACATAACTTACACTTGGCATTTTGCCACATCCGCTGACCACGTGTCTTGACACCGTGGAAGCTTAGGTCTCCTTTAGGCCAATAATGAGCTGACACCTCGCACACGCATGCCATGTGGTGTGATACGTGGCATGGCATGATCTTGTCCACGTGTATACTGCAGTCCAATCCTAGACTGACACATGGCTTTGGAGCCACATCATTTGTACACGTGTCGAACACGCTGGCTGCCTACAAGTActttataacaaataaataacttacACTTCACATTTTGCCACATCTGCTTACACACGTGTCATGACAGGGGGAAGCCTAGGTATTCATTTGGGCCGATAACGGGCTGACATCTTGCACACACATGCCATGTGGGGTGATAAGTGGCATGACACGTTGTGGTCACGTCTATGCCGCAGTCTAATCGCATGCTGACACATGGCCTCGGGTGCCACATCATTTGTACACGTGTCAGACATGCTGGCTGCCTACATGTTCGTTATAACAAAATAGACAACTTACACTTGGCATGTTGCCACATCTGCTGACCAAGTGTCATGACATCGTGGAAGCTTAGGTGTTCATGAACCTAAGCTTGGCACCATGACTTGGAAGACAGGTATGGCACCATGAATTGGAAGACAGCACCATGTGATATCCCATGAACCTCTCTGCTCTCAGTAGATCCACATCCTAGTGTCTATCACGCACCATTCACTTCTAATAATAGACAGGATATTTGTAGACTTGGTCTTCGATCACCATTCACCATTGGGTCCAAAAGCCACACCAAATCTTTGCAACTTTGAGAACCAAAGATTTCCAAATGGAAGTAAGGAATTATGTTTTTCCATTTCTACTTCATGAATCATAATGATGAGTTGGTAGACAATACCTTGTGATCCCCTCTCGGCTTATGAGCCAGTGTCTCTTGTTTTTTCCGTTATTACTTTTCGAATCATAATGATGGTTTGGTTCCTTTTATCGAACTGTCATCTCTTTAAATTCAGGTTCAAATTGTAGCTTCCTAAATGCTATTAATACAGTTGGTCCTTCTCTTCATTCATCACAATTAAAGGGGTTGGTAAAGGTAATCAAACTGTTCATAAGGATCAAAATACAATCATTTCCAACCTCATGCCAGGAAAAAGAACTCTCTCAGTATTAAATCTGGGACACTACCCCCATCTTTGTCTTTGCCAAATAGACCTTCCTGAAGTTCACATGAGCTGGCCCTGTTTTGAAATTGTCCAAGATAAGGAAACATAATGGTGGAGGATCTAGATAGAAAAGAGAATTGAAGAATATTTATGTAATATGCAAATGAATTACAGATCCGTGGATAAGAGCATCTAGActaattagtatttttctacaTCTTTTTCAAGCTTATGGCTGTTGAGCAAGTTAAACCAGAAAACCACTTCAGAGCAGACATATCACTTTAGTTGCGTGACTCCATTAACCCAAAGATCTAACATTCAAATGACAGTGTGGaagataataattaaagaaatgaaaaatatgagaaaaaagGCTCTTGGATCAAAATGGTAGCATTAAATTTATTTCCAATCTTTATTTTTGAAAGCATAATGAAGCAGTGTACATGAGTTGACGAATAAAAAAACTTCTGTTGTCCTCAAATTTAATATCGGAAGTGAATGAAGTTTGGACCAAATAGTGGTAAGAGACTTCATGTCCTTTGAGCTGTCTCTTTCACACATTGCTTCCTTTAGCTGATAAGCAGTGTGTAGTTCAAAACTACGTGTGAACCAACCTTTTCTCTTGTCCACCAAGATATGAGAAACTTTAGCACCCTTCTCCAGCTATATTCAGCAAGTTTAGCCAACAATCAAAGGGTCTCCAGATACGATCTTCAATCCAGAAATCATCGCTTGAGCGGAAACTCATCTTGGGTGCAGTGGGTTCTAGCCACCTTGTGAAAACAGTGCTTACTGATGAATGTATGTTTGCCTCCAATTAATCTCACACATTTATGCAAGAAAGGAGATCAAAGAAGAAATCTTCGTCGCAAGAGATTGTAACACAACCAATTGGATAATCATATCCATATTCTTCTTCAGCTTGGCTTAACAAATCTTGGAAAGAAGTCTCTTTCAACAAACATATTGGGACTACAAACCGCTTCTTTTGGCTCTCACCAACATATGTAGCAAAATAGCCTTTTGGAACATCTAAGGTTTTCTGATTTGCTTGGTTCCATGTGGAAAGAGACTGACGAAGATTTTTTTTGGACTTAGAAATTGCAGAGAACCTGAAAGCCATggttatatatttgtttaagagGATGAGGTAGAAAAAAGGTCTTAAAAGACTTGACAAACAGAGAAATGCTGTGATGGATGGTGATGAGAGAACTTGGACTCAgtttttgtatatatagatgGCAGGATGTGCAGAAAATCTTCCGTTTTAGTATAACAGATGGTAATCTTCCGTTTAAGAAACTTGGACCCATTATACAGACATGGTCACATTGAAGCACCATGGGTTTGTCTTCCTTCTTCCTACCATCAAGGATTCAGATGTAGCTGCCAAACTGTCTTTACTATACGCACACCATACCCCACCTCGACGAGATTACAGAAAATAGACAACCCATAAGAAGCAAAAGAAAGGTTTATTTGCAAGAAATCCTACTTAGAAGATAAGCCTGGTAGGTTATGGACATGAACAAGACATGCAGTTCCCTTCTGCTCACAAATTAAGCAGACCAATTGGACCCAACACTAATTTGTGGATCACGGGACCAGGATAGTTATTGCGGCAACTACTGGCTACCATTTCCACGTCTGATCT
This genomic interval carries:
- the LOC107426527 gene encoding auxin-induced protein 15A, with the protein product MLEKHAAPCPLWYTFILKNANIRCRYSSKTLQEIIFVIGNDWFSVIAKSKKHLLESSSTLNQVASKGLDIPKSYFAVYVGESQKKMFVIPVSMSKEPSFQDLLSQAAEEYGYDYPMGGVTISSHENVFLDLVSGLNV
- the LOC107426689 gene encoding auxin-induced protein 15A-like yields the protein MGFRLPGVVSSKMLKRSFSSSKKGDSIAVDVPKGHLAVYVGETEKKRFVIPVSVINQPSFQDLLIQAEEEFGFEHPMGALTIPCGEDTFIDVISGLNVL